The DNA segment GGGCGGGATCGACGGAAGGGGACAGGCATGAGGCAGGCACCGCCGTGGCCGCCAGGATCGGCGAACTGACCCACCGAGCCCTGCAGTTCGCGATCGAAGACGAGGGGGAACTGGCCAGCCTCGACCCGAGCCTCGAACTCGAGCATGTCCGGAGCGCACTGGGTTTCGCCCGGGCCTTCCGCAACTCTCCCGTCTTCGCCCCTCTCCGGGACGCGATCGTCCGGCGCGAACTTCCGCTGGTGATCGACGGCGGCGAGTACGGTAGCCGGCTAAGGCTCCACGGGATCGCCGACGCGGTCGGGGTCGACTTCGTGCTCGACTACAAGACCGGAGCGCGTGACAGGGAGTCGCACCTGCTGCAGGTCGCCGTCTACGCACGCGCCCTGGGGCTCGAGCGTGCCTTCGTCGCCTACCTGCGCGACACCGAACTGGTCGGCTACTCGGCCGCCGAGCTCGACTCTGCTCACTCGCGCCTCGGCGAGATCCTCCGGGCGATCGAAGCGGGAGCATTCGAAGCGAGTCCGGCCTACGAGAAGTGCCGCCGCTGCCCCTTCGAGCCGCTCTGCGAGTCGAGCGCGATGCGGCATGTGGCGCCGAAGGAAGTCCAGACGACCACGAAGTAGCCGCCGGCTGCACTACCCTGAAGAGGAGGGCTTCCATGTCTCCGCTGAACCTCCGCGCCGTCTCGGGCAGGCGGGCGCTGCTCCTGATCGCCATCTGCATAGCGATCGCTCTGGTCGTCGCCATGTGGCTGCTACCGCCGCGCCCGCGCGCTCAGGGTGGACCGCTTGCGCCTGAATTCCCCTCCGGTCTGGAGTGGATCAACAGCGAGCGTCCGCTGCAGCTCGCCGACCTGCGCGGGAAGTTCGTCCTCCTCGACTTCCTCACCTACGGCTGCATCAACTGCATCCATGTGATCCCCGATCTGCATGCTCTCGAGGAGGAGTACGGCGACTCCCTCGTGGTCCTCGGCGTTCACTCGGCGAAGTTCGAACATGAACGTGGAACCGAGAACATCACCCGCTTCGCCCAGCGGTACGGTATCGACCACCCGATAGTCAACGACCGCAACTTCGAAATCTGGGAGGCCTACCGGATCTACGCCTGGCCCAGCTCGGTCCTCATCGATCCTCAGGGCAGGGTCGTGGGCAGGCATGCGGGCGAAGGCGTATTCACTGCCTTCGACGGTCTCCTGAGTGAACTCGTCGAGCGAGCCGATGCGAACGGGACGCTCGACCCCGCCCCACTGGACCTGGCGGCCTCCGCGCCCTCACTCCCCGGGTCGCCGCTCCGGTTCCCCAGCAAGGTGCTGGCCCATGAGGGGAGCGACCGGCTCTTCATAGCCGACACCAGTCACCACCGCATCGTCGTCACCGACCTCGAGGGTTCCGTGCTCGCGGTGATCGGCAGCGGCGAGCCCGGCTTCAGGGACGGCAGTTCGAGCGAAGCCGCCTTCTTGCGGCCGCACGGCCTCGCCCTGGCCCCTCCCGACGTGCTCTACGTGGCCGATACCGGCAACCACGCCATCCGCAGGGTCGACCTCACGAGCGGTCGGGTGACGACCGTTGCAGGCACCGGCGAGCAGGAGTACATGTTCGCCATCTTCGAGGCGCCGGCTCTCGAGCACGGCCTCAACTCGCCCTGGGACCTCCTCTGGCTGGATGGTCGGCTCTACATCGCGATGGCGGGGCAACACCAGATCTGGCGATACGACCCCGCTACGGAGATGCTCTACCTGCACGCCGGCTCCGGCCGTGAAGCACTGGCGGATGGACCCCTGCGCGGGTCGGCGCTGAACCAGCCGACCGGGCTGGCAACCGACGGCGAACTCCTCTTCATCGCCGACAGCGAGGCGAGCGCCATCAGGAGGGCCGGGCTCGAGGAGGACTCGAAGCTCGATACGATAGTCGGCACGGGGCTTTTCGACTTCGGTGACGTCGACGGTAGCGGCGACGAGGTGCTCCTCCAGCACGCCGAGGGAGTCGCCTGGCACGACCGGATGCTCTACGTGGCCGACACCTACAACAACAAGATCAAGCGCATAGACCCGCTCAGCCGCACGGCCACGACCATCTTCGGGAGCGGCGAGCCAGGCTGGCGGGACGGCAGCGATCCGCTCTTCTACGAGCCCACGGGGATAAGCGCAGCCAACGGATCGCTCTACATAGCCGACGCCAACAACCATGCCATCCGGGTCGCCGACCTCTCGACGGGCGAGGTGAGCACACTGGAGCTCTCCGATGCCGAGGGGCTGCTGGCCGGACCCGAGTCGACCGAGTACTTCGGCGCTACCGTGGCGCTGGAGGATCAGAGGGTGCGGGAGGGACCGGGCGAGCTCCTGCTCGAGATCAGCCTGCCACGCGACTACAAGGTGAACGACCTCGCACCGTTGCACGTCTCCTGGAGCGTGGAGGGCGAGGCGGTAACGGTGGAGCCGGCGAGTCGTGAGACTATCGAAGCGCACCCTGAATACCCGTTCAGCCTCATGGTGCCCGCACACTTCACCCGGGGCGAGTCGCGGGTGACGGCCGAACTGGACATCTACTACTGCCGTGAGGGGGCCGAGGCGCTCTGCCTTGTGGACCGGGTAAGGCTGGTCGTGCCGGTGACCGTGACGGATCGGGGCGACGACCAGGTGCGGCTGGCCCGCACCCCGCCGCCGGTGCCGACGGGGATGTAGGCAACGACCGAAAAGCCCCTACTCCACCCGCTGCGCGTCGATCGCGCCCTGCGTCCTCGCCAGCGAACGCTGCGATCTCTCCCGGCCCCCCATGGTGAGCGCGACATAGAGCGAATCGATGACGGCCAGGTGCGCGGTGCGAGCCGCCATCGCTTCCACCCCGGAGGTCGTCTCCTGGACCGCGGTCACCAGCCCCACGTCGGCCAGCTCGAGCAGCGGCGAGCGCAAGAACGAAGTCAGCGCGACGATCGTCGCCCCGGCCTGGCGGGCTAACCGAGCGGCGCTGAGCAGCTCCTGGGTCCGACCGGTGTGGGAGACGATGAAGGCGACGTCGTTCTCTTCCAGCGTCGCGGCCGCTACCGATTGCATGTGAGAGTCGGGCGGGGTGGAGACGGCTAGCCCTATCCGCAGGAACCGGTAGTAGGCGTCCACCACCACCGGCGTGCTCGAGCCCATCCCGTATATGTCGATACGCCTGGCCCCCGCGAGCGCTCCGACCGCCGCCTGCAGAGCCGACAGTTCGACCAGCTCGAGCGTCTCCTCGAGGGCGCGGATCTCCGACTGCACCACCTTGCGCATCACCTGAAGCGGATCGTCGTCCGGCTTCAGTTCGACCTCGCGCACTCCGGGACCGCTGCTTCCCCGTTCGAAGGCGAGGGCGAGCTTGAACTCCCGGAAGCCCGAGTAACCGAGCGCCCGGCAGAGGCGCATGACGGTAGCGGTGCTCACTGAGGCCCTCTGGGCCAGGGCCTCCACCGAGAGCGAAACGATGTCGTCGGCGTGGTCCAGGACGAACCTTGCGACGGCGCTCTCCGAGGGTGTGAGGCTCGTCTGCAGACCGCGGATGCGGGCAGT comes from the Trueperaceae bacterium genome and includes:
- a CDS encoding thioredoxin-like domain-containing protein, which gives rise to MSPLNLRAVSGRRALLLIAICIAIALVVAMWLLPPRPRAQGGPLAPEFPSGLEWINSERPLQLADLRGKFVLLDFLTYGCINCIHVIPDLHALEEEYGDSLVVLGVHSAKFEHERGTENITRFAQRYGIDHPIVNDRNFEIWEAYRIYAWPSSVLIDPQGRVVGRHAGEGVFTAFDGLLSELVERADANGTLDPAPLDLAASAPSLPGSPLRFPSKVLAHEGSDRLFIADTSHHRIVVTDLEGSVLAVIGSGEPGFRDGSSSEAAFLRPHGLALAPPDVLYVADTGNHAIRRVDLTSGRVTTVAGTGEQEYMFAIFEAPALEHGLNSPWDLLWLDGRLYIAMAGQHQIWRYDPATEMLYLHAGSGREALADGPLRGSALNQPTGLATDGELLFIADSEASAIRRAGLEEDSKLDTIVGTGLFDFGDVDGSGDEVLLQHAEGVAWHDRMLYVADTYNNKIKRIDPLSRTATTIFGSGEPGWRDGSDPLFYEPTGISAANGSLYIADANNHAIRVADLSTGEVSTLELSDAEGLLAGPESTEYFGATVALEDQRVREGPGELLLEISLPRDYKVNDLAPLHVSWSVEGEAVTVEPASRETIEAHPEYPFSLMVPAHFTRGESRVTAELDIYYCREGAEALCLVDRVRLVVPVTVTDRGDDQVRLARTPPPVPTGM
- a CDS encoding MurR/RpiR family transcriptional regulator, with amino-acid sequence MNGVPAGSVTARIRGLQTSLTPSESAVARFVLDHADDIVSLSVEALAQRASVSTATVMRLCRALGYSGFREFKLALAFERGSSGPGVREVELKPDDDPLQVMRKVVQSEIRALEETLELVELSALQAAVGALAGARRIDIYGMGSSTPVVVDAYYRFLRIGLAVSTPPDSHMQSVAAATLEENDVAFIVSHTGRTQELLSAARLARQAGATIVALTSFLRSPLLELADVGLVTAVQETTSGVEAMAARTAHLAVIDSLYVALTMGGRERSQRSLARTQGAIDAQRVE